From a single Kitasatospora sp. NBC_00458 genomic region:
- a CDS encoding NAD(P)H-quinone oxidoreductase, translated as MHAMTIPEPGGPDALVWAEVPDPVPGEGEVLVEVAATAVNRADLLQRQGLYSPPPGSSPHPGLECAGRITALGPGVAGWAVGDEVCALLVGGGYAEKVAVPVGQLLPVPKGLTPEQAAALPEVVCTVWSNVFLTAHLRPGETVLLHGGASGIGTMAIQLAKAVGARVAVTAGSAAKLARCAELGADILIDYREQDFVEVLREATGGAGADVILDIMGAKYLQRNVDALAVNGRLVVIGLQGGVQGDLNLNTLLRKRGAVIATNLRGRPLAEKAAIVAAVREHVWPLVESGVVKPVVDRVLPLADAADAHRVVEAGEQVGKVVLRV; from the coding sequence ATGCATGCGATGACGATTCCTGAACCCGGCGGGCCCGACGCGCTGGTCTGGGCCGAGGTGCCGGATCCGGTGCCCGGCGAGGGCGAGGTCCTGGTCGAGGTGGCGGCGACCGCCGTCAACCGCGCCGACCTGCTCCAGCGGCAGGGCCTCTACAGTCCGCCGCCCGGCAGCTCGCCCCACCCCGGCCTGGAGTGCGCGGGACGGATCACCGCACTGGGCCCCGGGGTGGCCGGCTGGGCGGTCGGCGACGAGGTCTGCGCGCTGCTGGTCGGCGGCGGGTACGCGGAGAAGGTGGCGGTCCCGGTCGGCCAGCTGCTGCCGGTGCCGAAGGGCCTGACCCCGGAACAGGCCGCCGCGCTGCCGGAGGTCGTCTGCACGGTCTGGTCCAACGTGTTCCTCACCGCCCATCTGCGGCCGGGCGAGACGGTGCTGCTGCACGGCGGCGCCAGCGGCATCGGCACGATGGCGATCCAGCTGGCCAAGGCGGTCGGCGCGCGGGTGGCGGTGACGGCGGGCAGTGCCGCCAAGCTGGCCCGGTGCGCGGAACTGGGCGCCGACATCCTGATCGACTACCGGGAGCAGGACTTCGTCGAGGTGCTCCGGGAGGCCACCGGCGGGGCCGGGGCGGACGTGATCCTGGACATCATGGGCGCCAAGTACCTGCAGCGGAACGTGGACGCCCTGGCGGTCAACGGGCGCCTGGTGGTCATCGGGCTGCAGGGCGGGGTGCAGGGGGATCTCAACCTCAACACGCTGCTGCGCAAGCGCGGCGCGGTGATCGCGACCAATCTGCGGGGCCGGCCGCTCGCCGAGAAGGCGGCGATCGTGGCGGCGGTGCGCGAGCACGTCTGGCCGCTGGTGGAGTCGGGGGTGGTGAAGCCGGTGGTCGACCGGGTGCTGCCGCTGGCCGACGCGGCCGACGCGCACCGGGTGGTGGAGGCCGGCGAGCAGGTCGGCAAGGTGGTGCTGCGGGTCTGA
- a CDS encoding YbaK/EbsC family protein, whose amino-acid sequence MSDRPQLPFGTFESCTPALEAGESLAGPVADALKNWDDREAARSVLYVDTDPEKADTAVFCETYGVPLEVSANCVVVAAKRGGDTTLAACLALATTRVDVNRAVRRHLEARKASFAPMDAAVAGSGMEYGGITPVGLPADWPLLVDAAVAATPYVLVGSGRRRGKLILPGRVLAGLPGAVVLPELAG is encoded by the coding sequence ATGAGCGATCGACCGCAACTCCCCTTCGGAACCTTCGAGTCCTGCACGCCGGCGCTGGAGGCCGGTGAGTCGCTGGCCGGCCCGGTGGCGGACGCCCTGAAGAACTGGGACGACCGGGAGGCCGCCCGGTCCGTGCTGTACGTGGACACCGACCCGGAGAAGGCCGACACCGCCGTCTTCTGCGAGACCTACGGCGTACCGCTGGAGGTCTCGGCGAACTGCGTGGTGGTCGCCGCCAAGCGCGGCGGCGACACCACCCTGGCGGCCTGCCTGGCCCTGGCGACCACCCGGGTCGACGTCAACCGGGCCGTCCGCAGGCACCTGGAGGCCCGCAAGGCGTCGTTCGCGCCGATGGACGCCGCCGTCGCGGGGAGCGGCATGGAGTACGGCGGCATCACCCCGGTCGGCCTGCCCGCGGACTGGCCGCTGCTGGTCGACGCGGCGGTGGCCGCGACGCCGTACGTCCTGGTGGGCAGCGGGCGCCGGCGGGGCAAGCTGATCCTGCCGGGCCGGGTGCTGGCCGGGCTGCCGGGCGCCGTGGTGCTGCCGGAACTGGCCGGATAG
- a CDS encoding potassium channel family protein translates to MVLPARRTAPAVRQVGFRLLIALAVLVATTVIVWLDRAGYNDNAGGGLSFLDAAYYATVTLSTTGYGDITPYSEGARLTNILVITPLRVVFLIILVGTTLEVLTERTRQQWRLNRWRSTVREHTVVIGYGTKGRSAVDTLLGQGVRKDEIVVVDPQRKVIDQAAQHGLVGVVGDATRADTLIRAGLPTAARVVVAPERDDTAALVTLTARQLTRSATIVAAVREDENAPLLRQSGANVVVTSSSSAGRLLGMSMLSPHAGEVMEDLLTYGNGLDVYERPVTRAEAGHSPRECEDLVVAVVRGRRVINYNEPEARTLQLTDRVIVIKGPAGT, encoded by the coding sequence ATCGTGCTGCCGGCCCGCCGGACGGCGCCCGCCGTCCGGCAGGTCGGCTTCCGGCTGCTGATCGCGCTCGCCGTGCTGGTGGCCACCACGGTGATCGTCTGGCTGGACCGCGCCGGGTACAACGACAACGCCGGCGGCGGGCTGAGCTTCCTCGACGCGGCGTACTACGCCACCGTGACGCTCTCCACCACCGGGTACGGCGACATCACCCCGTACAGCGAGGGCGCCCGGCTCACCAACATCCTCGTGATCACGCCGCTCCGGGTGGTCTTCCTGATCATCCTGGTCGGCACCACCCTCGAAGTGCTCACCGAACGCACCCGTCAGCAGTGGCGGTTGAACCGCTGGAGGTCCACCGTGCGCGAGCACACCGTCGTGATCGGCTACGGCACCAAGGGTCGCAGCGCGGTCGACACGCTGCTCGGCCAGGGGGTGCGCAAGGACGAGATCGTGGTGGTCGACCCGCAGCGCAAGGTGATCGACCAGGCCGCCCAGCACGGCCTGGTCGGCGTGGTCGGGGACGCCACCCGGGCCGACACCCTGATCCGGGCCGGACTGCCCACGGCCGCCCGGGTGGTGGTCGCGCCGGAGCGGGACGACACCGCCGCCCTGGTCACCCTGACGGCCCGCCAGCTCACCAGGTCGGCCACCATCGTCGCCGCCGTCCGGGAGGACGAGAACGCGCCGCTGCTCCGCCAGAGCGGCGCGAACGTCGTGGTCACCAGCTCCAGTTCGGCCGGGCGGCTGCTCGGGATGTCGATGCTCAGCCCGCACGCCGGCGAGGTCATGGAGGACCTGCTGACCTACGGCAACGGCCTGGACGTGTACGAGCGCCCGGTCACCCGGGCCGAGGCCGGGCACAGCCCGCGCGAGTGCGAGGACCTGGTGGTGGCGGTGGTCCGCGGCCGCCGGGTGATCAACTACAACGAGCCGGAGGCGCGGACGCTGCAGCTCACCGACCGGGTGATCGTCATCAAGGGTCCGGCCGGCACGTAG
- a CDS encoding molybdopterin molybdotransferase MoeA: protein MEDLAVLDQPPTPARPTGWSRARETARRAGRTALAPLRLPLAETLGHTLAEPLAALTDLPAFDTSAMDGWAVAGPGPWRVAGRQLAGRPATGPLADGAAVEIATGAQLPPGATAVLRREHGEPTGTLLYDRTPGSLTTGQDVRPRGQECRLGEPLLPAGTPVGPATLGLAAACGHDLLAVRRRPVVELLVLGDELLDSGLPRPGLVRDALGPLLPPWLRAAGAETGAPRAVRDDFGLLRDALRHSTADVVVTTGGTAAGPVDFLHRALAEVGARLLVDGVAVRPGHPMLLAELPGGRHLVGLPGNPLAAVAGTVTLALPLLHGLAGRSTARPVLAAAVDALPGHPVDTRLLPVRRTEHGVVQLPYDGPAMLRGLARADALAVVPPGGTAAGDPVELLEAP, encoded by the coding sequence GTGGAGGACCTCGCCGTGCTCGACCAGCCGCCGACCCCCGCCCGTCCGACCGGCTGGTCGCGGGCCCGGGAGACCGCCCGGCGGGCCGGCCGGACCGCGCTCGCGCCGCTCCGGCTGCCGCTCGCCGAGACGCTCGGCCACACCCTCGCCGAGCCGCTCGCCGCGCTCACCGACCTGCCCGCCTTCGACACCTCGGCGATGGACGGCTGGGCGGTCGCCGGCCCCGGCCCCTGGCGGGTGGCGGGCCGGCAGCTGGCCGGACGGCCCGCCACCGGCCCGCTGGCCGACGGCGCCGCCGTGGAGATCGCCACCGGGGCCCAGCTGCCGCCCGGTGCCACCGCCGTCCTCCGCCGTGAGCACGGCGAGCCGACGGGAACGCTGCTGTACGACCGCACCCCCGGCTCGCTGACCACCGGCCAGGACGTCCGCCCGCGCGGCCAGGAGTGCCGGCTGGGCGAGCCGCTGCTCCCGGCCGGCACCCCGGTCGGCCCGGCCACGCTGGGCCTGGCCGCCGCCTGCGGCCACGACCTGCTGGCCGTCCGTCGCCGTCCGGTGGTCGAGCTGCTGGTGCTCGGCGACGAACTGCTCGACTCCGGCCTGCCCCGGCCCGGCCTGGTCCGCGACGCGCTCGGCCCGCTGCTGCCGCCGTGGCTGCGCGCGGCCGGCGCCGAGACCGGTGCGCCGCGCGCCGTCCGGGACGACTTCGGCCTGCTGCGGGACGCCCTGCGGCACTCCACCGCCGACGTGGTGGTCACCACCGGCGGGACGGCCGCCGGCCCGGTGGACTTCCTGCACCGGGCGCTCGCCGAGGTCGGCGCCCGGCTGCTGGTGGACGGGGTCGCCGTCCGGCCCGGCCACCCGATGCTGCTCGCCGAACTGCCCGGCGGCCGCCACCTGGTGGGCCTGCCCGGCAATCCGCTGGCCGCGGTGGCGGGGACGGTCACGCTCGCCCTGCCGCTGCTGCACGGGCTGGCCGGGCGTTCCACCGCCCGCCCGGTGCTGGCGGCCGCTGTCGACGCCCTGCCCGGGCACCCGGTGGACACCCGGCTGCTGCCGGTCCGCCGAACCGAGCACGGTGTCGTCCAACTCCCCTACGACGGACCGGCGATGCTCCGCGGCCTGGCGCGGGCCGACGCGCTGGCGGTGGTGCCGCCCGGCGGCACCGCGGCCGGCGACCCGGTCGAGCTGCTGGAGGCACCGTGA
- a CDS encoding DUF6457 domain-containing protein yields MERTLDDWIAEVRTELDIDLDVDVHGLLDLARVVAHGVARPAAPLTAFLIGYAAAQRGGGREAVAEASRRTAALAERWAAQDPAPGQP; encoded by the coding sequence ATGGAGCGCACGCTGGATGACTGGATCGCCGAGGTCCGGACCGAGCTGGACATCGACCTGGACGTCGACGTCCACGGACTGCTCGACCTGGCCCGGGTGGTCGCCCACGGGGTGGCCCGGCCCGCCGCGCCGCTGACCGCCTTTCTGATCGGCTACGCGGCGGCCCAGCGGGGCGGCGGCCGGGAGGCCGTCGCCGAGGCGTCGCGGCGGACCGCCGCCCTCGCCGAGCGCTGGGCGGCGCAGGACCCCGCGCCGGGGCAGCCGTGA